Proteins from one Gossypium raimondii isolate GPD5lz chromosome 8, ASM2569854v1, whole genome shotgun sequence genomic window:
- the LOC105792755 gene encoding probable RNA-binding protein ARP1, with the protein MTCDKRGQFGDTTFTKVFVGGLAWETQKDTMKKYFEQFGDILEAVVITDKATGRSKGYGFVTFREPEAAMRACVDAAPVIDGRRANCNLGFLGAQRSKPSTPKHGGRNLRGMRCFPTAIAFSSAATFPHYYGIPQGLPFNLYGYSPCSPDYSNYATNYYSLYGGATGQYPVYGGGLMTGAGTAFYPYLQFGEGMAGPVYSSGQGYGVQFPHHLFPYSTGSYPQHYGAPMALAPTPPLQ; encoded by the exons ATGACTTGTGATAAGAGAGGGCAGTTCGGTGATACCActttcaccaaagtgtttgTTGGTGGTTTAGCTTGGGAAACCCAGAAAGATACAATGAAGAagtattttgaacaatttgGTGATATCTTGGAAGCTGTCGTCATTACTGATAAAGCTACTGGCAGATCTAAAGGCTATGGATTT gtGACGTTTCGTGAACCAGAAGCAGCCATGAGAGCTTGTGTTGATGCTGCTCCTGTGATTGATGGGAGAAGGGCTAATTGCAATCTTGGGTTTTTGGGTGCTCAAAGATCTAAACCCTCTACTCCAAAGCATG GAGGAAGGAATTTGAGGGGAATGAGGTGTTTTCCCACAGCAATAGCTTTTTCTTCAGCAGCAACCTTCCCGCATTATTATGGCATCCCACAAGGACTTCCTTTTAATCTTTATGG GTACTCTCCATGCTCACCTGATTACTCTAATTATGCCACG AACTACTATAGTCTGTATGGAGGGGCCACTGGCCAGTATCCAGTGTATGGTGGTGGCTTGATGACTGGTGCAGGAACAGCATTCTATCCCTATCTTCAATTCGGAGAAGGAATGGCCGGCCCCGTCTACTCTTCCGGCCAAGGATACGGTGTCCAGTTTCCACACCACCTGTTTCCTTACTCAACTGGGAGCTATCCACAGCACTATGGTGCACCTATGGCTCTTGCACCTACTCCACCCTTGCAATAA
- the LOC105792754 gene encoding uncharacterized protein LOC105792754: MVHKTRLLKSVGIAMSVKGWLNEKIVDPMIQILRKGAQPKQLAFSAALGLTIGVFPICGVTVVMCGMAIAVLGSLAHSPTVMLANFIATPIELSLMVPFLRFGELLTGGEPFELTSDALNKVLTGQASTELLFSIARALLGWLVAAPIILGTLYFIFLPMFKFLVPKFSGAPEKKEHDS; the protein is encoded by the exons ATGGTGCATAAAACTCGTTTGCTCAAGAGCG ttGGAATAGCAATGTCAGTGAAGGGGTGGTTGAATGAAAAGATTGTGGATCCTATGATCCAAATCCTCCGCAa GGGAGCACAACCCAAGCAATTGGCCTTTTCTGCAGCTTTGGGACTTACTATAGGAGTATTTCCAATTTgtg GGGTGACAGTGGTGATGTGTGGGATGGCAATAGCGGTGTTGGGATCATTGGCCCATTCTCCAACGGTCATGCTTGCTAACTTCATTGCTACCCCTATTGAGTTGAG CCTTATGGTGCCGTTCTTGCGGTTTGGGGAACTGCTAACAGGTGGGGAGCCATTTGAATTAACATCAGATGCTTTAAACAAAGTATTGACCGGCCAAGCTTCAACCGAACTCCTCTTTAGTATTGCCCGTGCT TTGTTGGGGTGGCTTGTTGCAGCACCCATTATTTTGGGCACACTCTACTTTATATTTTTGCCAATGTTCAAGTTCCTAGTCCCCAAGTTCAGTGGTGCTCCAGAGAAAAAAGAACATGATTCATAA